Below is a genomic region from Ziziphus jujuba cultivar Dongzao chromosome 7, ASM3175591v1.
TCAGCATCTAAAATAatagatattaaatatattaattaaaatataaaaatatcaaaaataaatttaaaagtgatTTTCATCCtgcataatcaaatattttaccatttattttatgaatcacacattaacaaaaatgctttgaaaaaattaataaatcaagcatcgtattacccaaaaaaaaaaaatgacaacacACCGGAAGCGGCcgtgattttgaaaataaccaTGTACGACTAACCATACCGGCCGATCTGATTTTATCAATGTGGCCAAACTGTcccttatttcttttttgttgttgaaTATGGCCAAAGTGTCCTTTAACTCAAAACTATACTTCcaagttaaaatatataattacaaattgtACGGAATGAAGATTTTTAGTCAGATTAAGATTTAAATGCTGCTCTCAAAATGTGTTTTGGCTTTATCATCGGTCAAACCTAGATGTActagttaataaatttttaggaAGAATTAATTCGTATGcagaaaacatattaaatatgaatatgttaataaatgtttcaactattttttaaaaacaattaaatgaaatatttcaataaatacCTTAACTTTGAAAAACGAAATTAGTAATTAAGCAAAATTATGGTAATATCAActggcattttattttattttattttttaaatttctttggtCAGTATTCATAAACGTTTGTTATGGATATTTGTCACCCTttaatgtaaaattaattatggtTAATAAATTCCTTCACTTGCCACTACATCTTTGATGTAAAATGACGTGGTAACACgtcaaaaattaaatgaattgaCCCATACACATTATTTCGTACAAAAAATGCTGAATCTGATTATTCCAAATTCTATTATCTTTAATTATGTAAAAGAACTATAGAATTGAGGGTGGAACTGTAATATGCATGgaattttggttttcatttatgTTTTTGCCCGCTCTCTTTAAGGATAGGAgaaaaaccatatataattttgctcctttttttatgaaatattgataagaaaaaaaataattagaagtACTAGAAAAATTCTTGTTTATATTGACAATATAAAAAAGGTCAATCAATGAAACAAGCCATGCCTGCTGCCTAATGTTCTTAAGAGAAATTTAGTTTTTCTAGTATATAATTTGCTCAAATACTCTATAAGAagctaataattttatttaaaactaaTATACGTCATTAATATTTTGTATTGTATGCTCAATAAATCTGTTCaagatattttcagttttttttttttaagattgcGAATAAATTGCTTAATTATTTAGAATCATTCAATTTCATACCAAATtgaatatatgtaatttttaaataattaatttttttaatttaaaaagttaaggaTATCCTCACTTGAACACCATTGAtacttaatatattaatataaacttaaacaaatatgtattttacaaatttatgggatgaaattaaacatatcatgaaataatatatagatatatatatatatatatatatttcgagtGAGAGTTCCAAGTTTCGGGAATAGAGAATAATTACTCGTATGTAAAATGATTGTTTATACCGTTAATAAGAAaccttatatggaaattaatacaaattaggaAAGAAAacatacaataaaaaataaaataaaaaaagaagaaaaagaagaagattaacAGTGTATTATTTAgtctcagccaaaaaaaaagtgcataatttagaaaacaattctatatatatatatatatatatcgtgtACAACCAGAGCAAAATGCACAAATCCTGTGGCACAATGTTCTTGGGTTTGGGATGGAAAAAAGTTCATGGGTTTAATTTGTACTTGAATATGGTAAAATATCTTAGGTTCTATGCCACGCaatatatttcaccaaaaatattcaacacaacatatttattcaaaagaaaaaaaaatctaatctaAATGAATTAAGTAGATTTTGGACATTTAAACCCAAGTAAACGAGGAATGAGGTTGCCATATGTTTCTTTCAAACTAAGCCTATATATGAATAACCTCCCAGAgtgattacccaaaaaaataaaaaataaaaaataaaaaatccttccTCATAGTATCTTTTAGGCCTCTCTTCCCGTTTGACTTTTCAAGACCCCTCGCTTCCAATCAGCTTCATTTAAGGTatgcctttttcttcttctgttaaATTTCTTAGTATTTTACAATATAATACATAGGAACACACAAAACTCTATATATGCGTGCAAGTATGTGTTTTTGAGATACGTGTATAATGTGTTTATAAATAAATGTAGGTGTAAACATATACAAGTACTGTTTGGTACTGAAATATATATTGCGTTTGGTTTTGTAATTTTGTGATCACATCTCGAACACAAAATATTTggaattgaattaaaaaagaaaaaaagaaaaaagaaaaaacatacgcactttgatttgaatttttgatatgCAATATCTCTGAATTTTTTATATGCAATATTTCCATTACCGTAGTGGCCTAAAACAAAGAGACAATAATTTGACCCCCATTAGGGACTGAGgaatttactatttatttgaatttaagcATATTTGATTTTCATGGGTTTAACATGGTTCCTGGTTGCTATAATCTTGTTTGGTACTGAAATATATAATAGGGTTTGGTTTTGCGTTTTTGTGTTCACATCTTGAACAAAATATTGATTTGAATGTTTGATATGCAATATTTCTATCACCGTAGTGGCCTAAGAGACAATAATTTGCTATTAGAGGCTGAGGATTTTACGATTGAATTGAATTTAAGCATATTTGATTATTGTTGGTATAATTCGTTTCCTCGTTATCTATATTCTGGAACCCCTACAGTACTTATCCTTTTAGTGATAATTTTGGAGATTGCTCGGGTGCTTGCTTGCTTTTTGCATTTTAAATTCAGTTTTAGACTCTCATTAATTTGTGCaaaagtttttattaaaaatattagtgtGTAAACTTAAGAGGAAAACTTGATAGGATTATATCAGCGGTTTACTATTTTTATGCGTAGAAAGAGTGTGGGTTTATGAttccttgaaatattttctGAATGTTACTTTTTTGTAATCTTAGCTAATCCTAGATTTCAATATGCCTTTTCTTTTGGGTCCCTTTTATTAGAGGTAAATGGAGCAAAGTTATGTGGTTTTGGGAGAGACAGACTTCTTTTTCACTTCCTTTGTTCATATGGAACGGGTAAAAAGTGGATGTCAAAGTGGGCATTTTCTAATTACATGCTATATAAAGAGCTAATGCCAATATTTATACTAAATTCATAAGGTGTTTTGCAGAAAGAAATCGGTTTCTTTCACAAGTGCATTTCAATTCAAACAGCAATGGGATTGCAAAAAGACACAGAATCGATCCAGAGAGCAAGATTTGATGATTGTGGTGAAGTCATAGTTGGTTCTTACAGCTCATGGTTGGTACGTTCATTGTAAATTGAACTATTTtccacataattaattaatgaatattatacatatgtgtgcttttatcaaaattataatagactgattttttttttttttattggtaattttCACAGACAAAGTATCCATCTGCATTGGACAATTTTGATGAGATGATGAAGTTAGCAGAAGGAAAGAAGGTTGTGGTGTTCTTAGATTACGATGGAACACTATCAAAAATTGTTAAAGACCCCGATAAGGCTACCATGACTCAGAATGTAAAAACCCCTGCACAATATTTacatattattcataaatttgttTATCTTTTAGTATTTTCTTGTGGTAATCATGTTAAGATacaagttatatataatatgctaGTATTTTGACCATCATAGATATATCTCTCCGGTAAAATGTTTGAATTACATATAGATGCGTGAAGCGGTGAAAAATGTTGCTCTTCATTTCCCAACTGCAGTCATCTCTGGGAGGGGACGAGATAAGGTAATCTAATACTGCAACCGTAGTAATCTTTTTTTGTTCTACTTTAGGAAATTAATAAGTCCCTATCAGtttattcaatattatatatctcTACTAGGTCTTAGAATTTGTGCAACTTGATGAAGTCTACTATGCTGGAAGTCATGGAATGGATATATCAACCCCTTCAGGCTCTTCAAAGTATGGCAGCGATATTCATCAAACTATCACCATAAATGAAAAGGTTAATgatcttttaaatttaatttattttttttatatatgatggggataaagatattgaaatttgaaattatttttcgtGTAAACAATAACTTTGTTATTGGGTTGTCCCTATaaagattatatttaatttatttaaacctAGTCTTAACCTTTCCAAAAGTGCTgacattttgcatattttttatttttgaagggaGAGGAAGTTGTAGACTTTTGTCCGGCAAAAGAGTTCTTACCTACAATTCAAGAGGTAAGCAATACTGTTAAACATAGCATTGGCAAGTTTTACTTCTACTTTGCATATCTTTTCTCTATACTCTGTCAATGTTCTCTTAACAacaaattctttcttttctttttctctgagCCAAAGATGcccaaattaagaaactaaatatGTAAACAACTatatcttctgttttttttttttttttagatagtAATAATGCTTAGAGATAAAACAAAACATATAAAGGGTGCAATAGTCGAAGACAACAAGTTCTGCCTCTCTGTTCACTTTCGATGTGTAGAAGACAAGGTAATTAACATATTAGATCTTTATAAACAACTACTGAAAATTTTATTAGGCGAAGTATTATTTCCATAATACTGTTTGGTAGAATTCATATACATCGGAGCAACTAATTCTCAAGGTCCTGTAAAATGCTAAATTGCATAGATGCTTAAAATGCAGGATGTTGGTGATCTTAAAAGCATGGTGGAAGATATGATGCAAGGTTATCCAAATTTCAAGATATCAGAAGGGAAAAAGGTTGAATCACTGTTCATCCCAAAAGTTAAAAGTTCATAGTCCTAATGTAATTCTAATCTTactgatgaatatatatatatatatatatatatatatatttttttttttcatgaacaGGTTATGGAGATTCGTCCGAACATCGAGTGGGACAAAGGACGAGCTCTGCTCTACTTGCTTGACACCCTTGGTTTTGGCAACTCCAATGATGTTCTCCCAATTTACATAGGAGATGACAAAACTGATGAAGATGCTTTCAAGGTAACAATAGTTTGGTCACCAATCACAATTGTTTAGTTTGGTTCAAGCAAAATAATTTTGGTTCACCActaatattattgtatttgtAAAAGGTTATACAATCTAGAGGAGAAGACCAAGGGTTAGCCATTGTTGTTTCTTCCACTCCAAAGGAGACCGAGGCTTCCTACTCTCTTCGGGAGCCAAACCAAGTGAAGTCTTTCCTGAAACGCCTAGTGAAGTGGAAACAAGATCTTCAACCATCCatttaatctattttattttattttattttcataaggACCAACCTGATCAATTTAACTCTGTATGTTTAGGATACAGATGGAGCtaattgccattttttttttttatttggcaatTTATAGTTGTGTCTTATGATTATCTAAAGATGATCAGTTGTGGCACAACATTTAGAAAATAGATAGCTAGGTGCAAAGTTAAATTAATTAGCAAGGATAATTACAAAAGATGGTTCATATGACTTTgagaacttttcttttttttcttttttttcacttggCTTTTGGTGGTGTTATATACATTCCTCATTAAGTTAATGgggttaatatttaatttgaaattgaagAATTCTAAACAAAGGAAACTTTTATCTTTCTATTGCTTAAATCCTTTTACAATGCCAGTGGTGATATATATTCTATTAGaagaacattttcttttttctttttttttttttttgttctttttgtttttgggatgATTTATTAGAAGAGCTTgcttatcaaaattttggttttcaatAACATCAGGTTTTgaggtatttaatttttatagcaTAGATGATATTTTcatcatattatataataataataataataataataataacatgatATTTAGAATACTTtcaaaaagagtaaaaaaaaagatttattattactattattttttaataatcaagAGAGCATGGAACAAAtagaaatatttgtttaaaattaggAGTAAAATGTAATTCaaaggaaataaattaaaatatgtcaTTCCAACGTTTAAACCCTACTCCCTTACACTTCTCTCAATTCCGAGAAATCTGAAAACCCCTTAAACCCTATCCTTGGAGCCAGAGGCTCCACTTTTCCAACGAAAACACCGAGAAAAAGACAGTCACTTTACGGCTACTTCCATTGGATTTTCGGGTAGCCGAAAGCGGCATTGTTGATATGCCCGTCAGGCTCTTACCCCAACTGCGTCTCTTCAATCCTTCTCTTCCCGCCCTTTTCCCTTCCATGAAGCTTGGACCCTCCATTTCGTCTTCTCAGGCAACACTCATGTTCTCTCGGATCTTCCCCTTCAAGCTCAAGTACGTTGGCTTAGCTTCTTCTTGCCTTATGCCAAATGAGCAACCCGGGGTACGGAGATTCTCTGCTCGGTCATTCCGGGCGAGGACCGGGTCGGGCTCCGAGTTCAAGCGCGGTCGTGACAGGGGAGAGGCTCGAGTCTCGAAGAGTCTGATTGAGGACGAAGCAGAACTTAGTGACTGGGTAGGCGAGTTGAGGTCCGACTCATTCCGTGGTAGACTCACTAGCGATGATGAGTCCGAGGGAGATAGGGATTATAAGAGCAGGAACAGAGGTAGGGGTAGGGAGTCTTATTCAACGAAGCGGAGGAGGAGGGAGAGCGACTCGGATGAGTTCAGTGAGTTGAATAGGCAACGAGCTCAGGCACCAATTGGGTCCTTTTCGAAAGATTCACGGATGAATAGGCGGTTTGATAGTGATGATGAGGATTTCTCTTCGCAGAGAAGGAGCCACGGGTCTCGAGGAGAGAACATGAATTTGAAAGCGAATTCTTCATCGGGGAAGAGAAGTGGGAAAAATGTGGAAATGGGATTGGGGTACAATCGAAATCGAGACAGTAGGAATTTGAGGGAAGGTGGGAAGGATTCGAGAAAAGGGTTGCGTTTTATGgacgatgaagatgaagaaggcgTAGAGGGCAGTAAGTTTGGCATCAAGGATTTAATCAGCGAGGAAGATAGTGATAGTTTTGAAGACACCGATAACGACGAAGATGGTACAGTAGCAAAGAAAACTGCGACTTCTTTGTTTGGATTGGACGAGGAAGTCGGTACAAAAGATTCACAAAGAAGTTCGCCCAACAAATCCGACTCTTATTTGAGCTACACTAGGTATATCTATTTTCATTTCTCTAATGGGTTCTGTTTATTTTGAATCTTTTGCACTTAAAGATATCAATTTTATCTTGTTTTAATTCGGGCAGATTTGATCAGTGTTCAGTCTCTCCCTTATCCTTGAAAGGAATCAAGGATGCTGGTTATGAAAAGATGACTGTAGTACAAGAGGCAACCCTTCCAGTGATACTCCAAGGTTCGTGTTCTATTCAAGTTTCCAACTCTGGGGACAGCCTTCTAAGTTTAGATAGAGGTTATCGACTTGTTAGTCACTCCCAGTCCCAGCTTAATTCAAGATGCGGTTAACATTTTTTTGAATGCCCTATAGTTTTCTACCAATCCTGAGTTGACCAAGGAATAGAACATTGAGATGGGCTTGCCTTGGAGTATCTGTTCCTCAtgctttgtttattttatttatccgCATTGTGCATCTCCATAATATTTGGCGTTGTCATTTTATGGAAACTCATATGCTAATTATTTCTGTCTTCTAGGTAAGGATGTCCTGGCTAAGGCTAAAACAGGCACTGGAAAAACTGTAGCATTTTTGGTAAGGGATTAATTTGTGTGTATGCATGACTGTATTTGACCAATTATCAAACTGAGCTGTAATTATCGTTATACTGGGGAATTTCTGCCACTATTCATTTTTATGTGGTCAGTATGCATTTTTGCATTACTTTCTATATAAAGTGGGTTTTCTTTCAtcctatttctttattttcttatttttttgtcaatattaaaaactatatttaCAGTGGACTTCATGATTAGTAATATGAAAAAAACTTAATATGAGTTTTGGTTTTTGTCTTCCTTGTCCACCACTGCATCTTCTTGAGaagaaatatgataataaaagataaaagtaaATGGAGAAATATGGCTATGTAAAAAGTAGCTTTCTCTGTGTTTCTATGCATGCATAAGACTGGATAGAGCGGCATCTTGCATGTATGTTCCTGCTCTACTAATAAACCAAGTTCCCTATTTCAGCTTCCATCAATTGAAGTAGTTGTAAAATCACCTCCTGTTGCTCGTGACCAAAAGCGACCGCCAATTATAGTGCTTGTCATATGCCCAACTAGAGAGTTGGCAAGTCAAGCTGCTGCAGAAGCCAATACCTTGTTGAAATATCATCCCTCTATTGGTGTACAAGTTGTGATTGGAGGAACAAGGCTTGCACTGGAACAGAAGCGCATGCAAGCAAACCCTTGCCAGGTTAGTTTTAGCTTATAGGAGAAATGTGTACCCTCAAATTCTATACAATTAGTTGTATTAGGcttttatttggaatttaaaagtTCTCCTACTCGatcctttctctttcttcatttaCTTGATGAATACCTTGCATTCAGTTGATTTGATGCTCTGTCTGGCTTTGTATGTGCCTTGCATGCTATTATCCAGATAAGTATGGAATGATCATTTTCCTGTCAAACATAgtttatttgatttaattttatatgttaCTTATTTAAAACTGACAGATTCTAGTTGCCACACCTGGAAGGCTGAGAGATCATATAGAGAATACAGCAGGTTTTGCAACTAGGTTGATGGGTGTGAAAGTCCTTGTGCTTGATGAAGCTGATCATTTGCTGGATATGGGATTTCGTAAAGACATTGAAAAGATAATTGCTGCTGTCCCGAAACAGCGGCAAACACTTCTGTTTTCTGCCACAGTTCCAGAACAGGTTTCTTACACTATCCCTCCCCAGCCCCCCATCCTTTATTTTGGCATTGTGCTTTGAGAATAAAATCTAAAGTACTTCTGTGTATGAAGGTCCGTCAAATCTGTCACGTTGCTTTGAAAAGAGACCATGAATTTATCAATACAGTTGAAGAGGGCAGTGAGGAGACACATTCACAAGTATGCTTTCTGATGACTATGCTGTTTCTTATATAAGTCtgataaaaattcatatatgtTGTTGATATCTTGATTCTAAAAAATATGATCATTCCAGGTGAGGCAGATGCATTTAGTTGCTCCTTTGGAGATGCAATTTCCCCTACTATATGTTCTTCTGAAGGAGCATATCGCAGATGATGTTGACTATAAGGTATGCATTTAAGAACAAACCAATCCACTAGGCCATGGTCATGAAGATGCTCTTTGAAATCCAAAATACAGGGCTGACATTTGTGGATTTCAATTAGTCTTATCCATGTCATCATTAATCACAGGCCAATGCATTTGAGTTTCTCAAGAAACTGATTCATGAAATTTATTTCACTGTTATTACAACATTCtatgaaagttattattagTAGAAGAAACATGCACACAAGCACACAGCATAGGTCTAAAATTTGATCTTCCAATTTGCCCAGGTTCTTGTCTTCTGTACAACTGCCATGGTCACACGAATGGTTGCTGATCTTCTTGGTGAGTTGAGCTTGAATGTCAGGGAGATTCATTCTAGAAAGCCACAAAGTTATAGGACCAGGATTTCTGATGAGTTCAGGAAGTCAAAAGGTCTTATACTTGTAACTTCTGATGTGTCTGCACGTGGGGTTGATTATCCTGATGTTACCCTTGTCATACAGGTAAGAGAATATTTTCCTCTGTTGTTCCCTCCCTTTCTCATTCTTTTGTTCTTGGCAACTTTTAGGCGTATTTCTTCTCACTTTTGCAACTAAGAAGCATTGACCCAGTTTTGGGACATTTCAGATTTGTCGCTTAATTTTCTTAGCAAGACTAGTTTTTTAGTCAGGGATTCGAGCGTCCTCTATAGGTTATTTATTAATCAAACCTTTAATTAGTTCGATGTAGACTTATCTTTAGGTATCATGGAATTTAGTCGAGCAGCTCTCTTACAGTCTTGTTTTATTGCAATCGCAGGTTGGCTTGCCTGCTGATAGAGAACAGTATATACATCGGCTTGGCAGAACAGGGCGAAAAGGTAAAGAAGGGCATGGCGTTTTGCTTTTAGCACCCTGGGAGGAATTTTTCTTATCCACCATCAAGGATTTGCCAATATCAAAAGCTCCAGTACCTTCAGTTGAtccagatacaaagagaaaggTAAAGGTTATATCTAAGTTTCCTCTCTTTCCAGCTTACATGGTGCTTCTGTTTTCCCAAAATTTGCACTCCTATACTTTgtcattatatttttgacaataaaatcttgcaatttttctttttctctttttccttcatTAGTAAATACGAAAAATCTGTAATGGGTGACtaatatgtatattattattacacacacacaccacaCAGGTGGAACGGGCACTATCTCATGTGGAGATGAAGAACAAAGAAGCAGCGTACCAGGCGTGGCTTGGATATTACAATTCTTACAAGAGTGTTGGGCGTGACAAGCATAGGCTTGTGGAGCTTGCTAATGATTTCAGCCGAAGCATGGGGCTTAATAATCCTCCGGCCATTCCAAAGCTTGTCCTTGGCAAGATGGGACTAAGGAATGTCCCTGGACTGCGTTCCAAATAGCTGACAGCTGGAAGCCAGGTCTTTTTTAGAGAAAAGAGAAACTAACTGACGCTtgtattctttttttcaatacattgataaaaattagcgatatttaatttatattctctaaattattgatattttacttcaaattattatataatataatattaaaatagatttcaatatcaaattaatccaccacctaaaaaaatgattatatatagttaataaataaataatatttccatATAATTCTAGATAAGTTTTTCATTAAGAAATCAACTTTTCATACTTAAGAAATATaacttttttgaagaaaaattaaaataagtggTATCTATGGTTATAAAAAATACTAGAGTTATCAAAATGttgatcaaatttatttttcaattgacatgataatttttaaatagttgtttttttaattcatttcaaaattttatttttttatatttaaattatataaatatgttaattaataatgttttaatatatattattttaataaataaatttcgttaatattttagttttaatacGTATAACATTTAGGATATGGTTATAATCCTATAATGCAATTATAAATATGTCTATAGTCCTATTACATCATGCAACATATTATTTGTACGTCCACGCCAATACTtgtatatgattatatatttacaGTTCTGAATGAAACATTCGCCAACCAATAATTAAAACATGGAACCGTTAAGTGAATTTTATAACCGAGAAGCAACGGATTTAAGCTCTCCAATGATGTACAATCATCAGATGGCATTCCTCCTAAAACGTTTTCAGAGAGGAAtctgaaataaatatatataatttttttctgtgGACGTATTATTGCTACACTGTTAAACATCTTAAACAAGGGTTCATAAAAGTAAAGCGCTACACAGTGAGTACTATAAAATCAGAATCCTAATACAGTGTGTGGAAGAGAAACCTTGAGGGgccaaaaatcaaaacaagaTCCTAAAGTTGCGAACCTAAGCAAGTTAGTTCAGCGAGTTACAATGTGTCTAAGCCCTAAATGATAGGTAGTCACCGCCTGCATCCCTCTTCACCAGAACTTTTATAATCTTGAATATGAAGGCTATCTAACTAATTCTTAGTGTACAAACAAGCAACAAGGAAGCATTAGCGACCGCAcagtccttaaaaaaaaaaaaaaaaaatggatggtCAAATCATCATTTTAAGAGTGGAGGTGAGAACAAGATCGCCTGGTAATGGGAGGGGTTTCTCATTGTAGTTTCTCCCACCATCATTCCCTCCATGGATTGGAAATACAAGAGGTGGAAAATCCTCATCTTTCAACTGATAATTCCTCTGGGCCACTGATCTGGCAAAATAATCAAACTCCCCTgttaacataataaaattgaCAGCATCATAAAACAATCCCAGTGAAATAATCACATGTAGCaaaatgggaaaaagaaaaatattgcaaaaattctAACATAAAACTACAATATTACAGCCACGTGATATATGAATTTGTTGAGTGCACCACCCTGTGGCAGAAGGGAGAGGAGGGTAA
It encodes:
- the LOC107423615 gene encoding trehalose-phosphate phosphatase B-like, with amino-acid sequence MGLQKDTESIQRARFDDCGEVIVGSYSSWLTKYPSALDNFDEMMKLAEGKKVVVFLDYDGTLSKIVKDPDKATMTQNMREAVKNVALHFPTAVISGRGRDKVLEFVQLDEVYYAGSHGMDISTPSGSSKYGSDIHQTITINEKGEEVVDFCPAKEFLPTIQEIVIMLRDKTKHIKGAIVEDNKFCLSVHFRCVEDKDVGDLKSMVEDMMQGYPNFKISEGKKVMEIRPNIEWDKGRALLYLLDTLGFGNSNDVLPIYIGDDKTDEDAFKVIQSRGEDQGLAIVVSSTPKETEASYSLREPNQVKSFLKRLVKWKQDLQPSI
- the LOC107423621 gene encoding DEAD-box ATP-dependent RNA helicase 31 produces the protein MPVRLLPQLRLFNPSLPALFPSMKLGPSISSSQATLMFSRIFPFKLKYVGLASSCLMPNEQPGVRRFSARSFRARTGSGSEFKRGRDRGEARVSKSLIEDEAELSDWVGELRSDSFRGRLTSDDESEGDRDYKSRNRGRGRESYSTKRRRRESDSDEFSELNRQRAQAPIGSFSKDSRMNRRFDSDDEDFSSQRRSHGSRGENMNLKANSSSGKRSGKNVEMGLGYNRNRDSRNLREGGKDSRKGLRFMDDEDEEGVEGSKFGIKDLISEEDSDSFEDTDNDEDGTVAKKTATSLFGLDEEVGTKDSQRSSPNKSDSYLSYTRFDQCSVSPLSLKGIKDAGYEKMTVVQEATLPVILQGKDVLAKAKTGTGKTVAFLLPSIEVVVKSPPVARDQKRPPIIVLVICPTRELASQAAAEANTLLKYHPSIGVQVVIGGTRLALEQKRMQANPCQILVATPGRLRDHIENTAGFATRLMGVKVLVLDEADHLLDMGFRKDIEKIIAAVPKQRQTLLFSATVPEQVRQICHVALKRDHEFINTVEEGSEETHSQVRQMHLVAPLEMQFPLLYVLLKEHIADDVDYKVLVFCTTAMVTRMVADLLGELSLNVREIHSRKPQSYRTRISDEFRKSKGLILVTSDVSARGVDYPDVTLVIQVGLPADREQYIHRLGRTGRKGKEGHGVLLLAPWEEFFLSTIKDLPISKAPVPSVDPDTKRKVERALSHVEMKNKEAAYQAWLGYYNSYKSVGRDKHRLVELANDFSRSMGLNNPPAIPKLVLGKMGLRNVPGLRSK